DNA from Krasilnikovia cinnamomea:
GCCGAACGTGGCCGCGGCCAGCGGCAGCGTGTCCTCGCAGACGAAGCCCGGCTGCGGCGGGTCGCCCGTGAACAGCGGCGCCAGAGCGGTGTCCAGCTCGGTCGCCGACCACTGCCCGGCCGGAGCGCGGAAGCTCGCTCGGACCGTCGGCGGCCCCAGCACCGCCACCACGTCACTGTGCACCACGAAGACCTCGCCGGTGATCCGCGCTCCGGCCGGACCGGCCAGGTAGGTCACCAGTGGGGCGACCCGCTCCGGCGCGAGGGGATCCGGCCCGTCCGGCGGTGGGCCCATCAGATCCCCGGTCATCGCGGTGCGGGCGCGCGGGCAGATGGCGTTGGCGCGCACCCCGTAGCGGGCGCAGCCGCGCGCGGTGGTCAGGGTCAGCGCGACGATGCCGCCCTTGGCGGCGGCGTAGTTCGGTTGACCGGCGGAGCCGAGCAGGAACGCCTCCGACGAGGTGTTCACGATCCGGGCGTACACCGGTGCGCCGGTCGCCTTGCTCCGCTCCCGCCAGTACGCCGTGGCGAACCGGGTGGTGACGAAGTGTCCGCGCAGGTGCACCCGGATCACCGCGTCCCATTCCTGCTCGGACATCGCGAAGACCATCCGGTCGCGCAGCACGCCGGCGTTGTTGACCAGGATGTCGAGCCCGCCGAACGCCTCGACCGCCCGGCGCACCAGCGCCTCGCCGGTCGGGAAGTCGGCGACGTCGCCGGGGCAGAGCACCGCCTCACCACCGGCTGAGCGGATCGTCTCGCCCACCGTTTCCAACGCCGCGCCGGGCAGGTCGTTGAGCACCAGCCGCGCGCCCGCGGCGGCGAGAGCGACGGCTTCGGCCGCGCCGAGACCGTTTCCCGCGCCGGTGACCGCGGCGACCCGTCCGGCGAGCAGCTTCCCACCCATGTCAGCGCCCCCTGCAGGGCGGGCCGTCGTGTGCGCGTCTGCCGTCCAGCCGCCTCATCGCGTCCTCCCGGGATACGCACATGCCAGCCCCGCGGCAGGCTCCACGGAATTCACCAAGCGCTTGCTTGGGAGGAGACTAGCAGGATGCCCGGACGCATGTGACCCCCGATCTGCGAGCCCCGCCCCACCTACCTGCTGCGCGCGTTGCGCCGCTGCGGCGCCGGTGTGGCGGGGGTGGTGATCCCATCGAAGATCAGCCGCAGGAGTCCATCGACGATCTGATCGGTGCGCCAGGCCTTGGCTGGGCGTTGCCGCCAGGAGGTGGGGATCCACAGGATGTCGCGCAGCAACCGGTAGGTCAGGCGGGCGTCGAGGTCGTCGCGGAACTGTCCGGACCGCTTGCCCTGCTCGAGCTGTTGCACCCAGGTCCGTTCAATCTCCTTCATCGCCGTGCGCAGGTACGCGAACCGAGGCTGCCCGCTGAAGTACGTCCAGTCGTGCTGCAGCATGGTGAGCGCGGCCCGGTGCTGGCTCAGCGCGGCGGTGCTGGATCGGACGATCTGTTCGATCGCGGCACGCGGATCGTCGCAGTCGCGCACCGCGGCGCGGTAGCCGGCGAGCACGTCGTCCAGGAAGGCGCTGAGGATCTCGTCGCCGATCGACTCCTTGGAGTCGAAGTGGTGGTAGAGGCTGCCGGAGAGGATGCCCGCCGCGTCGGCGATCTCGCGGACGGTGGTGGCCCGGAAGCCCTTTTCGGCGAAGAGGTCGCCGGCCAGCCGGACCAGATGCGCGCGGCGCTCCGAGGCTGGCGCGGCTGTGCTGGCCCGGGAGGCCTTCTTTGCGGTCGTCACCAGGCACATTATGGCGGCCATCGGTTGGCCTTGACCAACCGCTTGCTCGGTACGGCGTGGCCGGTTAGCGTAGAACACGTTCTATTTCCGAGAGGTGGTCAGAATGCGGGCGGCTGTTCTCCACGCGATCGGCGACGAGAAGTTCGACATCCGCGACGATGTGACAGTGCTCGGGCCGGGCCCGGGCGAGGTCCGGATCAGGGTCCGCGCTGCCGGCATCTGCCACTCGGACCTGTCCGCCCGCGACGGTGGCCTGCCCCAGCCGGTGCCGGCCGTCCTCGGGCACGAGGCGGCCGGTGATGTGCTCGAAGTCGGCGAAGGAGCCGAGGACCTCGCCCCCGGCGATCGGGTGACCGTGAACTGGCTGCCGGCATGCGGTGCCTGCGCGGCCTGCCGGCGCGGCGAGCCGTACCTGTGCATGGCGCACGTGATGGCGGGCTACGCCATGCCTCGCTTCATGGTCGGCGACACCCCCGCCTTCGGCATGGTCGGCTGCGGCGCGTTCGCCGAGGAGATGGTCGTCCACCGCGCGGGCCTGGTGAAGATCGCCCCGGATGTGCCGTACGAGGTGGCCGCACTGCTCGGTTGCGGGGTCACGACCGGGGTCGGCGCGGTCGTCAACACGGCGGCCGTACGGCCGGGGGACACCGTGGCGGTCATCGGCTGCGGCGGCGTGGGCATCGCCGCGATCCAGGGCGCCCGGCTCGCCGGCGCGGCGGTGATCGTGGCGGTGGACACCGTGGCGGCCAAACACGACCTGGCGCGCCGTTTCGGCGCGACCCACGCGGTCACCCCGGACGGGCTCAGCGACCTGTCCGCCGAGCTCACCGACGGCGAGGGCGTCGACTACGCGTTCGACGTCGTGGCCGTGCCCGCCACCCTGCGTACGGCGTGGACCGCGGTCCGCCGGGGCGGCACCGTGGTCGTGGTCGGCGCCGGGCGCGCCGAGCACCACGTCGAGTTCAGCCCGTTCGAGCTGCTGTTCGAGGGCAAACGGATCATCCCGTCGCTGTACGGCTCGGCCGACCCTCCGCGCGACTTCGGCCGCCTGCTCGCGCTGTGGCGGGCCGGCCGGCTCGACCTCGAGGGCATGGTGAGCCACCGGCTGCGACTCGACCAGCTCGACGACGCACTGGCCGCGCTTGGCCGCGGCGACGTGATCCGGCAGGTCATCGTGCACGACACCGGTGCCTGAGCCGCCATGCGCCTCGGTGTTCAGCTCGGATACGAGGGCGAGGGCTTCGCACACGCCGCCGAGGAGGTGGTCGAGTACGAGGCGGCGGGCGCCGAACTGGTCGTGGTGCCCGAGGCGTACAGCTTCGACGCGGTCAGTCAACTCGGCTACCTGGCGGCCCGGACCACCCGCCTGGAGCTCGCCTCCGGGGTCATGCAGCTCTACACCCGGACCCCGACGCTCACGGCGATGACCGCGGCCGGACTCGACTACGTATCCGGCGGTCGTTTCTCGCTCGGCCTGGGGGCATCCGGTCCACAGGTGATCGAGGGCTTCCACGGGGTCGCCTACGACGCGCCGCTGGCCCGCACCCGCGAGGTGGTGGACATCTGCCGCCGCGTCTGGCGCCGCGAGACGCTGACCTTCGACGGATCGAAGTACCGCATCCCGTTGCCGCCGGACTCGGGGACAGGGCTGGGCAGACCGCTCAAGCT
Protein-coding regions in this window:
- a CDS encoding Zn-dependent alcohol dehydrogenase — translated: MRAAVLHAIGDEKFDIRDDVTVLGPGPGEVRIRVRAAGICHSDLSARDGGLPQPVPAVLGHEAAGDVLEVGEGAEDLAPGDRVTVNWLPACGACAACRRGEPYLCMAHVMAGYAMPRFMVGDTPAFGMVGCGAFAEEMVVHRAGLVKIAPDVPYEVAALLGCGVTTGVGAVVNTAAVRPGDTVAVIGCGGVGIAAIQGARLAGAAVIVAVDTVAAKHDLARRFGATHAVTPDGLSDLSAELTDGEGVDYAFDVVAVPATLRTAWTAVRRGGTVVVVGAGRAEHHVEFSPFELLFEGKRIIPSLYGSADPPRDFGRLLALWRAGRLDLEGMVSHRLRLDQLDDALAALGRGDVIRQVIVHDTGA
- a CDS encoding SDR family NAD(P)-dependent oxidoreductase, producing MGGKLLAGRVAAVTGAGNGLGAAEAVALAAAGARLVLNDLPGAALETVGETIRSAGGEAVLCPGDVADFPTGEALVRRAVEAFGGLDILVNNAGVLRDRMVFAMSEQEWDAVIRVHLRGHFVTTRFATAYWRERSKATGAPVYARIVNTSSEAFLLGSAGQPNYAAAKGGIVALTLTTARGCARYGVRANAICPRARTAMTGDLMGPPPDGPDPLAPERVAPLVTYLAGPAGARITGEVFVVHSDVVAVLGPPTVRASFRAPAGQWSATELDTALAPLFTGDPPQPGFVCEDTLPLAAATFGEDR
- a CDS encoding TetR/AcrR family transcriptional regulator — translated: MTTAKKASRASTAAPASERRAHLVRLAGDLFAEKGFRATTVREIADAAGILSGSLYHHFDSKESIGDEILSAFLDDVLAGYRAAVRDCDDPRAAIEQIVRSSTAALSQHRAALTMLQHDWTYFSGQPRFAYLRTAMKEIERTWVQQLEQGKRSGQFRDDLDARLTYRLLRDILWIPTSWRQRPAKAWRTDQIVDGLLRLIFDGITTPATPAPQRRNARSR